The window CGAATTTCTGTGACCTGGGTTTTGCCATAGATACGCGCACCAACCGCATTGTGGTTGTGTCGGCAATTGACAATATAGTAAAAGGCGCTGCTGGTCAGGCAGTGCAAAACATGAACATCATGCTGGGCTTGGAAGAAGATGCCGGTCTTGCCGGAGCGCCTTTTTTTCCATGATTTTCAAATCATCAACAAGCTGGGACAAATGACAGCAGAACGCAACATAAAGCTTTCTATTGCCTTTGACGGTACCGACTTCAATGGCTGGCAACGTCAGAAACACGACGTTACCATTCAGGGCGAAATAGAGAAATGCCTCGCCACCATGACCAACTGCCAGACAGATCTGCATGGCGCCGGCAGGACTGATGCCGGTGTCCACGCTGATCAAATGATTGCCCATTTTTCTACCACGTCAGGTATCTCGACCGCCGCATTTCGTAAAGGGCTCAATTCCATGCTCCCTTATGCGATCAGAATCTTAGCTGCCGAGGAAGTACCTTTAGACTTTCATTCACGCTTCTCAGCCAAAGGCAAGCAGTACCAATACTCGTTATATACTGGGGAAGTAATGCCTCCTACAGAGAGACTCTATGCGCTACATGCCCCTTTCTATCTTGACTTCGATCGTATCCGGGAGTGCCTTGACCTGCTGATTGGGACTCACGACTTTTCGTCATTTGAAAATTCAGGGTCAAGAGACAAGGAGAAAGAGTCAAGAAAAGGTGCTGTCAGAACGATCATGGTAGCCAAAGTCGATAATCTCGATAAATATCGGTACAATTTCACATTTATTGGTGAAGGCTTTTTACGCCATATGGTTCGAAATATTGTCGGCACCCTGCTTGAAGTCGGTAAAGGCCGGCGCACAGTCAACGAATTTGGCCATGCACTGCAAGCAAAGGACAGGTCTGCCGGTGGTGCTACTGCTCCCGCCCATGGCCTTCGGTTAATAAAAGTACTTTACTGATTTTTCTTTTACCCCGGAAGAAATCAAAAAAAATCCCCGTAAAGCTCCTGAAAGCCTTACGGGGATTTTTTCTTTCTCTCTCTTCTTTTAAACTCTCTGTCTCAGCGCTTCTGGGCAGAATGACGGGCTAATAGTGACTGTAGTTTCCATGGCGACGAAAGACAAACTCTGTCCTCGTTGCAGGTGGTCATAACATCACAAAAATTCAGAAACTCTACCAATTCGTCAGTCAGTTCCTTATCTTTTCTCTGGATAACCCTGAGCTGACGTTTCATATCCAGCCCTTTCACCTTCAGAGCCTTAATCCAGCCATGTTCCGTCTCGCGACAAACACTTAAACTAGACAAACACGCGAGCCCCGCGCCGGACTCCACAGCCCTTTTAATTGCCTCCGGATGACCCATCTCCATAACCACATTCATTTTGTCGAGATAATCACCCATCTTCTCCCTGAAAGTGGCATCAGTGCCAGATCCCTTCTCGCGCATAATCCATTTTTTACCCTCTAAATCACTGTTCACATCGAAAGATTCGTTGTGTGCAAGAGGGTCGGTAGGTCCGCACAATATAACAAGCTCATCCTGAAACCAGGGGCGCACCTTAATATCACTGTTTTTACTCAGTATACCTTCGACATAGCCGACATCGCTATGACCATCGGCCACCAGCTTTTCAGCCTGTGTAGTGTTATATACCAGTAAATTGACATGCACTCTTGGGTGAACTCGCTTAAAGGCGCCGATCAAATATGGCAGGATATAATTCCCGAGCGTGGTACTTGCAACGACATCAATGTGTCCTTCGAGGGTATCATTACGTTCAGACATGATCGATTCGACGTTGGACACCTGACAAGTAATATCCTTCGCAAGTGGCAAAAGATATCTTCCCCGCGCATTCAACAGCAAACTGCGTCCATGACGATCAAAAAGAGACCCGCCGAGTTGATTTTCGAGTTCCGCCAGGGCCATACTGACGGCCGACTGGGTCACAAAAAGTTTTTTGCTTGCCTTGGTGACCTGTGCGGTCTCCGCAACTGCTATAAATATCTCTAATTGTCGTAGGGTGATAGACATTTTATACGCCGTTTTCAGTCAAATTGATACATTCCATCTTCTTTTTGAATTTAGGCTACCATAATAGCATGAATTCAGGGATTCTCAAGTTTTTTCACTGTATAAGGAGATGAAAAAAACCTTGCGCACACGGCCACCTTGTGGCATCGTCAAAAGCGTTCAAAATATTATTGACATTGCTATTTAAGTTTTCTATATCACGTATGACTCAGTTAAGTTGAGCAAATAGTTCAATATTATTGAAAGGACTTCCAGACAGCACTTCTCTCTCTTGAAAGGACAGTAACCTATGGAGCCTCAGTTCACCGAATTGTTGTACCGTGATCATATCCTCTGGGTCACGGCTTTTACCCTCGGCGGTCTCGCCTTTGCACTTGGACCTATCGCGATCGTCTATCTGCTAATGCCGTTAAAAACCCGGCAGATTCTCTCCAAAACCGAACAATACGTCGAATGTGGAATGGATCCTATCGGAGACAGCTGGATTCGATACGGCATTGTCTTTTATCTCTATGCCTTGATTTTCCTCGCTTTCGACGTCGACGTACTTTTTCTTTTTCCCGTAGCTGTAGCTTACAATTCTGAAATGTTCACGTCCTCTATCCGGGACTTCGTAGAAATAGTCATTTTTGTAGGAATTTTAACATTAGCGGTAGTTTACGCATGGATCAAGGGAGTATTTACGTGGGAACGGAGAACATACCTTCGATAACTGAACCAGTACCCTCATCAATTGTCCAGTTTGCCGTTGCAGACAAACTTATCAACATCTGCCGTGCCAACTCATTATGGCCACTGACTTTCGGTATTGCCTGTTGTGCTATCGAGATGATGGCTACTGGTTGCGCACGCTTCGACATGTCCCGCTTTGGTGCCGAGGTGTTTCGCCCCTCGCCAAGGCAGAGTGACGTCATGATCGTTGCCGGTACTATCACTAAAAAAATGATGCCCGGCATCAAAACTCTTTACGACCAGATGCCCGAACCTAAGTGGGTAATGGCCTTGGGTAACTGTGCCATTTCCGGCGGACCGTTCGCCTTTGAGGGACAGTACAGCATTGTCCTCGGTGCAGATGAATTTCTCCCTGTGGATGTGTATGTGCCAGGATGTCCTCCTCGTCCTGAGGCTCTACTGCAAGGCATAATCGAACTTGAGCATAAGCTGTCCGGCTGGAAGCGCTTCGAAAACCCGGAAGCGTCAGCCACCATGAAAGCGTAGCATAGTTCGCCTGGATTCACAGGCATCACATATACCCAGCATCTTCGGAGCACACAGGAAATGATTGCAGAAACAACCCTAAAGGCCTTACAGGCCTTGTTCCCCGAGCCTCGGCCAGAAGAAACAGTAGCAGATGTTTCTGATGTTACAGAGGAAATCGAGCAAGAAGATCAAGAATCACCTCCCAAGGATGAGCCCCGTCCTAACGGTGTTATCGAGCGTGATTACGCCATCCATGGGTACCACCTTGATGCCCAGGTCTCACCCGACCAGCTTCTCGAAGCCATCGATATCCTCGACAAGGCCGAATTCTTTATTGAAACCATAACCGGCGTGGACTGGATCAAGGAAAACCAGTTTGAAGTCATCTATGACTTCAGCCGCTATGACTTCGATATCTGCCGAGTTGTTATCAGAACCCGTGTTCCACGAGATGAGCCGGTTGTACCCACAATTACCGGAATCTATACCGGCGCAAACTGGCATGAGCGTGAAACACACGACTTCTTCGGAATCAAGTTTGAAGGACATCCACATCTTGTCCCTCTTCTTCTGCCCGAAGATGCAGATTTCCATCCACTTCGAAAGGATTTCAAGGCATGAGTAAACCTATTAAGCTTGGGCCGGACGAAACTTTTGTCCTGAACGTTGGACCCCAGCATCCTGCAACCCATGGTGTTCTTAGGGTTAAAATGCGGATGGATGGTGAGTATATCGTCGAGTCGGAGACCGTTATTGGTTATATCCACCGAATGCATGAGAAAATGGGTGAGCTCAAAACATACCCTCAGTTTCTCATGAATCTCAGCCGCATGGATTATCTTGGCGCAGTCGGCTATAGCCACGGCCATGTGCTCTGCGTAGAAAAAGCCGCGGGCATTGAGGTTCCGGAACGAGCTGAGTATATCCGCGTCATCATGGTGGAACTCAACCGGATTGCCTCGCATCTGTTCTGGTTTGGCGCCTTCGTAATGGATCTTGGTGGTTTCAGCCCACTGATGTACGCCCTGCAGGACCGCGAGCACATACTCGACATGATGGAAAAAGTGACAGGTTCCCGTCTCACCTACTGTTATTTCCGTTTTGGTGGTCTTTACAATGACATCGACGATGAATTCATCGAAGATGCCAGGCGCTTTATTCCACGCATGAGAAAATCTCTCGACAAGTATCACAAACTCGTTACCGGCAACATTATCTTCAGAAAGCGGCTGGAAGGCAACGCCCACCTTTCCAAGGAGACATGCCGCAAATACGGCGCATCCAGTGCTGTAGCGCGCGGCTCGGGAATTAACTTTGATGTACGTCGTAACGAACCATATTCAGTCTACCCTGAGTTTGACTTTGACATTCCGGTCTTCCATGAGTGCGACTCCCTTGCCCGATACAACGTACGCATGGCAGAGATTGAGCAATCACTCCGCATTGTAGAACAGGCTCTCGATAAGCTCCCTGATGGCCCGATCATGCCCCAAAAAGCACCAAAGATTATCAAACCGCCTGCAGGCGACTACTATCAGGCAGTGGAGACAGCCCGCGGCAGCTTCGGAGTACGCCTGGTAAGTGACGGGGGAAAGACTCCTTACAGGATGAAACTTCGTTCACCGACTTACTCAAACATGCATCTTTTTGACGAAACATGTGCAGGCATGCTGATCATGGACGCTCTTGCATTCATGGGCAGCCTGGACCTCGTTATCCCAGAGATCGACAGGTAAGGAAACTAATATGAGCTTAACACTTTTCAACGTAATCGGTGCCGTAATTGTCGCCATCGCCTTCGTTGCATTGAACGCTGCCTACCTCGTCTGGGCAGAGCGTCGAGGCGCCGGTCGCATTCAGCGCCGTCCAGGTCCGAATATCAATGGACCGCTCGGTCTTTTACAGCCACCTGCTGATGGTCTGAAACTGAT of the Desulfosediminicola ganghwensis genome contains:
- a CDS encoding NADH-quinone oxidoreductase subunit D gives rise to the protein MSKPIKLGPDETFVLNVGPQHPATHGVLRVKMRMDGEYIVESETVIGYIHRMHEKMGELKTYPQFLMNLSRMDYLGAVGYSHGHVLCVEKAAGIEVPERAEYIRVIMVELNRIASHLFWFGAFVMDLGGFSPLMYALQDREHILDMMEKVTGSRLTYCYFRFGGLYNDIDDEFIEDARRFIPRMRKSLDKYHKLVTGNIIFRKRLEGNAHLSKETCRKYGASSAVARGSGINFDVRRNEPYSVYPEFDFDIPVFHECDSLARYNVRMAEIEQSLRIVEQALDKLPDGPIMPQKAPKIIKPPAGDYYQAVETARGSFGVRLVSDGGKTPYRMKLRSPTYSNMHLFDETCAGMLIMDALAFMGSLDLVIPEIDR
- a CDS encoding NADH-quinone oxidoreductase subunit C, with amino-acid sequence MIAETTLKALQALFPEPRPEETVADVSDVTEEIEQEDQESPPKDEPRPNGVIERDYAIHGYHLDAQVSPDQLLEAIDILDKAEFFIETITGVDWIKENQFEVIYDFSRYDFDICRVVIRTRVPRDEPVVPTITGIYTGANWHERETHDFFGIKFEGHPHLVPLLLPEDADFHPLRKDFKA
- the truA gene encoding tRNA pseudouridine(38-40) synthase TruA gives rise to the protein MTAERNIKLSIAFDGTDFNGWQRQKHDVTIQGEIEKCLATMTNCQTDLHGAGRTDAGVHADQMIAHFSTTSGISTAAFRKGLNSMLPYAIRILAAEEVPLDFHSRFSAKGKQYQYSLYTGEVMPPTERLYALHAPFYLDFDRIRECLDLLIGTHDFSSFENSGSRDKEKESRKGAVRTIMVAKVDNLDKYRYNFTFIGEGFLRHMVRNIVGTLLEVGKGRRTVNEFGHALQAKDRSAGGATAPAHGLRLIKVLY
- a CDS encoding LysR family transcriptional regulator, with product MSITLRQLEIFIAVAETAQVTKASKKLFVTQSAVSMALAELENQLGGSLFDRHGRSLLLNARGRYLLPLAKDITCQVSNVESIMSERNDTLEGHIDVVASTTLGNYILPYLIGAFKRVHPRVHVNLLVYNTTQAEKLVADGHSDVGYVEGILSKNSDIKVRPWFQDELVILCGPTDPLAHNESFDVNSDLEGKKWIMREKGSGTDATFREKMGDYLDKMNVVMEMGHPEAIKRAVESGAGLACLSSLSVCRETEHGWIKALKVKGLDMKRQLRVIQRKDKELTDELVEFLNFCDVMTTCNEDRVCLSSPWKLQSLLARHSAQKR
- a CDS encoding NADH-quinone oxidoreductase subunit A; the encoded protein is MEPQFTELLYRDHILWVTAFTLGGLAFALGPIAIVYLLMPLKTRQILSKTEQYVECGMDPIGDSWIRYGIVFYLYALIFLAFDVDVLFLFPVAVAYNSEMFTSSIRDFVEIVIFVGILTLAVVYAWIKGVFTWERRTYLR
- a CDS encoding NADH-quinone oxidoreductase subunit NuoB; the encoded protein is MGTENIPSITEPVPSSIVQFAVADKLINICRANSLWPLTFGIACCAIEMMATGCARFDMSRFGAEVFRPSPRQSDVMIVAGTITKKMMPGIKTLYDQMPEPKWVMALGNCAISGGPFAFEGQYSIVLGADEFLPVDVYVPGCPPRPEALLQGIIELEHKLSGWKRFENPEASATMKA